In one Sesamum indicum cultivar Zhongzhi No. 13 linkage group LG12, S_indicum_v1.0, whole genome shotgun sequence genomic region, the following are encoded:
- the LOC105175561 gene encoding protein FRIGIDA-ESSENTIAL 1 isoform X2: MASVMPPPPPKPSTSGIDDGEDEIEYEEIEVEEEVEVEEEVGEELEGEDVEEGGEHEIEEGLTPACDEKQGTATVQMLEPAGHPKQKQSGSASQSISISNPPTGIPKIQTSTGGLKISGSSEKEELHVYGERTSRDNDPKAPFYQIGEVNRGRRSPFIGDVNTALTGDASSQKDNAINSVTTETNHRAAEPVAKIMQMSPRLHVPQIRLRDPSPSAEFDRDNKKLRIPCEFFAKGWCIRGNSCRFLHIGDGSAVVKTTKGTYEGNFSGSSVASHDNHHNTRISAFGSTLQEMIGKESDIEHKGPRSTELSHSHSRPPLSFGSPSWNTSALGTQNLLKSGVERHASVSSSFKRSISSVSGSESERLSENHVFKDTDLAKYTSKISYDWEPSAPFRPSHAITRNLLLKKNLYNPIRDSIEHTGVKDGQVKLSSSDQGSNKNVDVPSNSSREEKLLNSVHIEGTVKDNIFLLSSDNKLNDNTRDKAELKVDGSDNNNEADVDLKGADQLQSESKAFKYFQSALIEFVKELVKPTWREGLMSKDAHKLIVKKAVDKVLSTLQPNQIPSTGESVNLYLSSSKPKLAKLVEM; this comes from the exons ATGGCCTCGGTGATGCCGCCCCCGCCGCCGAAACCCTCTACTTCCGGTATCGACGATGGCGAGGATGAGATTGAGTACGAGGAAATCGAAGTAGAAGAGGAGGTTGAAGTCGAAGAAGAGGTAGGGGAAGAACTCGAAGGCGAAGATGTGGAAGAGGGCGGCGAGCATGAAATTGAAGAAGGCTTAACTCCAGCATGCGACGAAAAGCAAGGAACGG CTACTGTTCAAATGTTGGAGCCTGCGGGACATCccaaacaaaaacaatcagGTTCTGCGAGTCAAAGCATATCTATTTCAAACCCTCCAACAGGTATCCCCAAAATACAGACAAGTACTGGTGGTCTCAAAATTTCTGGGTCAAGTGAGAAAGAAGAATTACATGTCTATG GGGAAAGAACCTCTAGGGACAATGATCCAAAAGCTCCTTTTTATCAAATTGGAGAAGTGAATCGTGGGAGAAGAAGTCCTTTTATTGGCGATGTTAATACTGCATTAACTGGTGACGCTTCTAGCCAGAAGGATAATGCTATAAATTCTGTTACTACAGAAACTAATCACAGAGCTGCAGAACCTGTGGCCAAAATAATGCAAATGTCACCAAG GCTGCATGTCCCTCAGATACGGCTGAGGGATCCTTCCCCTAGTGCTGAATTTGACAGGGATAACAAAAAACTGAGAATTCCCTGCGAATTCTTTGCGAAGGGCTGGTGTATCCGGGGCAATTCCTGCCGATTTCTCCACATCGGAGATGGATCAGCAGTGGTGAAGACAACCAAAGGCACATACGAAGGAAATTTCTCCGGTTCCTCTGTTGCATCGCATGACAATCACCATAATACTAGAATTTCTGCTTTTGGATCAACATTACAGGAAATGATTGGTAAGGAAAGTGATATAGAACACAAGGGTCCCAGGTCCACAGAGTTGTCCCATTCTCATTCTAGGCCTCCTTTATCTTTTGGTTCACCCTCTTGGAACACCAGTGCCCTTGGGACCCAGAACCTTTTAAAGAGCGGTGTAGAGCGCCATGCATCAGTATCCTCTTCCTTTAAAAGAAGCATTTCATCTGTTTCTGGTTCTGAATCAGAAAGGCTGTCAGAGAACCATGTCTTCAAGGATACTGATCTGGCCAAATATACATCTAAGATATCTTATGATTGGGAGCCATCTGCTCCTTTTCGCCCATCCCATGCTATAACTCGAAATttgttattgaaaaaaaatctatataacCCCATACGTGATAGCATTGAGCACACAGGTGTCAAAGATGGGCAGGTGAAATTGTCAAGTTCCGACCAAGGATCAAATAAGAATGTAGATGTGCCATCAAACAGTTCGCGAGAAGAGAAGCTCTTGAATTCTGTTCATATTGAGGGTACTGTGaaagataatatatttcttttgagtTCTGACAATAAACTGAATGATAATACAAGGGACAAGGCAGAACTGAAAGTTGATGGGTCTGACAACAACAATGAAGCTGATGTTGATCTCAAGGGAGCTGATCAGTTGCAAAGTGAATCAAAAGCTTTCAAGTATTTCCAATCTGCACTTATCGAATTTGTTAAAGAATTGGTGAAACCAACTTGGCGTGAGGGCCTTATGAGCAAGGATGcccataaattaattgttaagAAGGCTGTAGACAAGGTTCTTAGCACATTACAGCCCAACCAAATCCCTAGCACCGGTGAATCAGTCAACTTATATCTGTCTTCATCCAAGCCCAAGCTTGCCAAGCTAGTTGAG ATGTGA
- the LOC105175561 gene encoding protein FRIGIDA-ESSENTIAL 1 isoform X3 produces the protein MASVMPPPPPKPSTSGIDDGEDEIEYEEIEVEEEVEVEEEVGEELEGEDVEEGGEHEIEEGLTPACDEKQGTATVQMLEPAGHPKQKQSGSASQSISISNPPTGERTSRDNDPKAPFYQIGEVNRGRRSPFIGDVNTALTGDASSQKDNAINSVTTETNHRAAEPVAKIMQMSPRLHVPQIRLRDPSPSAEFDRDNKKLRIPCEFFAKGWCIRGNSCRFLHIGDGSAVVKTTKGTYEGNFSGSSVASHDNHHNTRISAFGSTLQEMIGKESDIEHKGPRSTELSHSHSRPPLSFGSPSWNTSALGTQNLLKSGVERHASVSSSFKRSISSVSGSESERLSENHVFKDTDLAKYTSKISYDWEPSAPFRPSHAITRNLLLKKNLYNPIRDSIEHTGVKDGQVKLSSSDQGSNKNVDVPSNSSREEKLLNSVHIEGTVKDNIFLLSSDNKLNDNTRDKAELKVDGSDNNNEADVDLKGADQLQSESKAFKYFQSALIEFVKELVKPTWREGLMSKDAHKLIVKKAVDKVLSTLQPNQIPSTGESVNLYLSSSKPKLAKLVEGYIDKYGKS, from the exons ATGGCCTCGGTGATGCCGCCCCCGCCGCCGAAACCCTCTACTTCCGGTATCGACGATGGCGAGGATGAGATTGAGTACGAGGAAATCGAAGTAGAAGAGGAGGTTGAAGTCGAAGAAGAGGTAGGGGAAGAACTCGAAGGCGAAGATGTGGAAGAGGGCGGCGAGCATGAAATTGAAGAAGGCTTAACTCCAGCATGCGACGAAAAGCAAGGAACGG CTACTGTTCAAATGTTGGAGCCTGCGGGACATCccaaacaaaaacaatcagGTTCTGCGAGTCAAAGCATATCTATTTCAAACCCTCCAACAG GGGAAAGAACCTCTAGGGACAATGATCCAAAAGCTCCTTTTTATCAAATTGGAGAAGTGAATCGTGGGAGAAGAAGTCCTTTTATTGGCGATGTTAATACTGCATTAACTGGTGACGCTTCTAGCCAGAAGGATAATGCTATAAATTCTGTTACTACAGAAACTAATCACAGAGCTGCAGAACCTGTGGCCAAAATAATGCAAATGTCACCAAG GCTGCATGTCCCTCAGATACGGCTGAGGGATCCTTCCCCTAGTGCTGAATTTGACAGGGATAACAAAAAACTGAGAATTCCCTGCGAATTCTTTGCGAAGGGCTGGTGTATCCGGGGCAATTCCTGCCGATTTCTCCACATCGGAGATGGATCAGCAGTGGTGAAGACAACCAAAGGCACATACGAAGGAAATTTCTCCGGTTCCTCTGTTGCATCGCATGACAATCACCATAATACTAGAATTTCTGCTTTTGGATCAACATTACAGGAAATGATTGGTAAGGAAAGTGATATAGAACACAAGGGTCCCAGGTCCACAGAGTTGTCCCATTCTCATTCTAGGCCTCCTTTATCTTTTGGTTCACCCTCTTGGAACACCAGTGCCCTTGGGACCCAGAACCTTTTAAAGAGCGGTGTAGAGCGCCATGCATCAGTATCCTCTTCCTTTAAAAGAAGCATTTCATCTGTTTCTGGTTCTGAATCAGAAAGGCTGTCAGAGAACCATGTCTTCAAGGATACTGATCTGGCCAAATATACATCTAAGATATCTTATGATTGGGAGCCATCTGCTCCTTTTCGCCCATCCCATGCTATAACTCGAAATttgttattgaaaaaaaatctatataacCCCATACGTGATAGCATTGAGCACACAGGTGTCAAAGATGGGCAGGTGAAATTGTCAAGTTCCGACCAAGGATCAAATAAGAATGTAGATGTGCCATCAAACAGTTCGCGAGAAGAGAAGCTCTTGAATTCTGTTCATATTGAGGGTACTGTGaaagataatatatttcttttgagtTCTGACAATAAACTGAATGATAATACAAGGGACAAGGCAGAACTGAAAGTTGATGGGTCTGACAACAACAATGAAGCTGATGTTGATCTCAAGGGAGCTGATCAGTTGCAAAGTGAATCAAAAGCTTTCAAGTATTTCCAATCTGCACTTATCGAATTTGTTAAAGAATTGGTGAAACCAACTTGGCGTGAGGGCCTTATGAGCAAGGATGcccataaattaattgttaagAAGGCTGTAGACAAGGTTCTTAGCACATTACAGCCCAACCAAATCCCTAGCACCGGTGAATCAGTCAACTTATATCTGTCTTCATCCAAGCCCAAGCTTGCCAAGCTAGTTGAG GGATACATTGATAAGTATGGGAAATCTTGA
- the LOC105175561 gene encoding protein FRIGIDA-ESSENTIAL 1 isoform X1, with protein MASVMPPPPPKPSTSGIDDGEDEIEYEEIEVEEEVEVEEEVGEELEGEDVEEGGEHEIEEGLTPACDEKQGTATVQMLEPAGHPKQKQSGSASQSISISNPPTGIPKIQTSTGGLKISGSSEKEELHVYGERTSRDNDPKAPFYQIGEVNRGRRSPFIGDVNTALTGDASSQKDNAINSVTTETNHRAAEPVAKIMQMSPRLHVPQIRLRDPSPSAEFDRDNKKLRIPCEFFAKGWCIRGNSCRFLHIGDGSAVVKTTKGTYEGNFSGSSVASHDNHHNTRISAFGSTLQEMIGKESDIEHKGPRSTELSHSHSRPPLSFGSPSWNTSALGTQNLLKSGVERHASVSSSFKRSISSVSGSESERLSENHVFKDTDLAKYTSKISYDWEPSAPFRPSHAITRNLLLKKNLYNPIRDSIEHTGVKDGQVKLSSSDQGSNKNVDVPSNSSREEKLLNSVHIEGTVKDNIFLLSSDNKLNDNTRDKAELKVDGSDNNNEADVDLKGADQLQSESKAFKYFQSALIEFVKELVKPTWREGLMSKDAHKLIVKKAVDKVLSTLQPNQIPSTGESVNLYLSSSKPKLAKLVEGYIDKYGKS; from the exons ATGGCCTCGGTGATGCCGCCCCCGCCGCCGAAACCCTCTACTTCCGGTATCGACGATGGCGAGGATGAGATTGAGTACGAGGAAATCGAAGTAGAAGAGGAGGTTGAAGTCGAAGAAGAGGTAGGGGAAGAACTCGAAGGCGAAGATGTGGAAGAGGGCGGCGAGCATGAAATTGAAGAAGGCTTAACTCCAGCATGCGACGAAAAGCAAGGAACGG CTACTGTTCAAATGTTGGAGCCTGCGGGACATCccaaacaaaaacaatcagGTTCTGCGAGTCAAAGCATATCTATTTCAAACCCTCCAACAGGTATCCCCAAAATACAGACAAGTACTGGTGGTCTCAAAATTTCTGGGTCAAGTGAGAAAGAAGAATTACATGTCTATG GGGAAAGAACCTCTAGGGACAATGATCCAAAAGCTCCTTTTTATCAAATTGGAGAAGTGAATCGTGGGAGAAGAAGTCCTTTTATTGGCGATGTTAATACTGCATTAACTGGTGACGCTTCTAGCCAGAAGGATAATGCTATAAATTCTGTTACTACAGAAACTAATCACAGAGCTGCAGAACCTGTGGCCAAAATAATGCAAATGTCACCAAG GCTGCATGTCCCTCAGATACGGCTGAGGGATCCTTCCCCTAGTGCTGAATTTGACAGGGATAACAAAAAACTGAGAATTCCCTGCGAATTCTTTGCGAAGGGCTGGTGTATCCGGGGCAATTCCTGCCGATTTCTCCACATCGGAGATGGATCAGCAGTGGTGAAGACAACCAAAGGCACATACGAAGGAAATTTCTCCGGTTCCTCTGTTGCATCGCATGACAATCACCATAATACTAGAATTTCTGCTTTTGGATCAACATTACAGGAAATGATTGGTAAGGAAAGTGATATAGAACACAAGGGTCCCAGGTCCACAGAGTTGTCCCATTCTCATTCTAGGCCTCCTTTATCTTTTGGTTCACCCTCTTGGAACACCAGTGCCCTTGGGACCCAGAACCTTTTAAAGAGCGGTGTAGAGCGCCATGCATCAGTATCCTCTTCCTTTAAAAGAAGCATTTCATCTGTTTCTGGTTCTGAATCAGAAAGGCTGTCAGAGAACCATGTCTTCAAGGATACTGATCTGGCCAAATATACATCTAAGATATCTTATGATTGGGAGCCATCTGCTCCTTTTCGCCCATCCCATGCTATAACTCGAAATttgttattgaaaaaaaatctatataacCCCATACGTGATAGCATTGAGCACACAGGTGTCAAAGATGGGCAGGTGAAATTGTCAAGTTCCGACCAAGGATCAAATAAGAATGTAGATGTGCCATCAAACAGTTCGCGAGAAGAGAAGCTCTTGAATTCTGTTCATATTGAGGGTACTGTGaaagataatatatttcttttgagtTCTGACAATAAACTGAATGATAATACAAGGGACAAGGCAGAACTGAAAGTTGATGGGTCTGACAACAACAATGAAGCTGATGTTGATCTCAAGGGAGCTGATCAGTTGCAAAGTGAATCAAAAGCTTTCAAGTATTTCCAATCTGCACTTATCGAATTTGTTAAAGAATTGGTGAAACCAACTTGGCGTGAGGGCCTTATGAGCAAGGATGcccataaattaattgttaagAAGGCTGTAGACAAGGTTCTTAGCACATTACAGCCCAACCAAATCCCTAGCACCGGTGAATCAGTCAACTTATATCTGTCTTCATCCAAGCCCAAGCTTGCCAAGCTAGTTGAG GGATACATTGATAAGTATGGGAAATCTTGA